The proteins below come from a single Streptococcus hyointestinalis genomic window:
- the bsh gene encoding choloylglycine hydrolase, with product MCTGITYSTQDYYFGRNLDLELSYGQKVVVTPRNFTFPFRKIDDMTSHYAMIGMSAVVDDYPLYFDASNEKGLSMAGLAFTGNAYYFPEDPNKVNVSPFEFIPYVLGQCASIDEVKALLKDLNLVKINFSDKLPLSPLHWLIADREHSIVVESVKEGLKVYDNPVGVLTNNPSFDMQLFSLNNYRALSPVATSNRFSDKLELDEYSRGMGTLGLPGDLTSTSRFVKATFTKFNVIPGQGEADSVSQFFHILHSVEQQKGLCNVGNDEFEYTIYSSCCNVDKGIYYYTTYNNNQITGVNMHHTDLDGDSLSLFTVIDDQQINMVN from the coding sequence ATGTGTACTGGTATTACCTATAGCACCCAAGATTACTATTTTGGGCGTAATCTCGACTTAGAACTCTCTTATGGACAAAAAGTAGTCGTAACACCACGTAACTTTACCTTTCCTTTTCGTAAAATTGATGATATGACAAGCCACTATGCTATGATTGGTATGTCAGCAGTTGTGGATGATTATCCTCTTTATTTTGATGCGTCAAACGAAAAAGGACTTAGTATGGCAGGATTAGCCTTTACGGGTAATGCTTACTACTTCCCAGAAGACCCTAACAAGGTCAATGTATCTCCATTTGAGTTCATCCCTTATGTTTTGGGGCAATGCGCAAGCATTGATGAAGTAAAGGCTTTGCTTAAAGACCTTAATCTTGTTAAGATTAACTTTAGCGATAAGTTGCCTTTGTCTCCGCTTCATTGGTTGATTGCTGATCGTGAGCATTCTATCGTTGTAGAGTCTGTCAAAGAAGGATTGAAAGTGTACGACAATCCAGTGGGTGTCTTGACCAACAACCCATCCTTTGATATGCAACTCTTTAGCTTGAACAACTACCGTGCGCTCTCTCCAGTTGCAACATCAAACCGTTTTTCAGATAAGTTGGAGCTGGATGAGTACTCACGTGGTATGGGAACACTAGGTTTGCCAGGTGATTTGACCTCAACATCACGTTTTGTCAAAGCAACCTTCACCAAATTTAACGTTATCCCAGGTCAAGGTGAAGCAGACAGCGTCAGCCAATTTTTCCACATTTTGCACTCTGTAGAGCAACAAAAGGGCTTGTGTAATGTTGGAAATGATGAGTTTGAGTACACCATCTACTCATCTTGCTGTAATGTGGATAAAGGAATCTACTACTACACCACTTACAACAACAATCAAATCACAGGTGTCAACATGCACCACACAGACTTAGATGGTGATAGCCTTTCTCTATTCACTGTTATTGATGACCAACAAATCAATATGGTGAACTAA
- a CDS encoding ABC transporter ATP-binding protein: MTTLQLDHIYKKYPNATHYSVEDFNLDIKDKEFIVFVGPSGCGKSTTLRMIAGLEDITKGELKIDGAIVNDLSPKDRDIAMVFQNYALYPHMSVYDNMAFGLKLRKYSKDDIDKRVREAAEILGLTEFLERKPADLSGGQRQRVAMGRAIVRDAKVFLMDEPLSNLDAKLRVSMRAEIAKIHQRIGSTTIYVTHDQTEAMTLADRIVIMSATKNPDGSGTIGRVEQIGTPQELYNQPANKFVASFIGSPAMNFFDVKVGKDKLTNDHGLELALPEGQAKVLEAKGYLGKTVTFGIRPEDISSNNIAQTAYPNSSVEAEVVVSELLGSETMLYLKLGQDEFAARVDARDFHNPGDKVTLTFKVAKGHFFDPETSKRIAAE, translated from the coding sequence ATGACAACTCTACAATTAGATCATATCTACAAAAAATACCCAAATGCAACACACTACTCTGTTGAGGACTTCAATCTGGATATCAAAGACAAGGAATTTATCGTCTTTGTTGGACCATCTGGTTGCGGAAAATCAACAACGCTTCGTATGATTGCAGGACTTGAGGACATCACAAAAGGAGAGCTCAAAATTGATGGCGCTATCGTCAATGACCTCTCTCCAAAAGACCGTGACATCGCCATGGTTTTCCAAAACTACGCCCTCTACCCTCACATGAGCGTCTACGACAACATGGCATTTGGCTTGAAACTACGTAAATACTCTAAAGATGACATTGACAAACGTGTCCGTGAAGCGGCTGAAATTCTTGGTTTGACAGAGTTTCTCGAAAGAAAACCTGCTGACCTATCTGGTGGACAACGCCAACGTGTCGCTATGGGACGTGCCATTGTCCGTGACGCCAAGGTCTTCTTGATGGACGAGCCTCTCTCAAACTTGGATGCTAAGTTGCGTGTCTCTATGCGTGCTGAAATCGCTAAGATTCACCAACGTATCGGCTCAACCACTATCTACGTTACCCACGACCAAACCGAAGCCATGACACTGGCTGACCGTATCGTTATCATGTCAGCGACTAAAAATCCTGACGGTTCTGGAACGATCGGACGTGTTGAGCAAATCGGTACCCCTCAAGAGCTCTACAACCAACCAGCTAATAAATTTGTCGCAAGCTTCATCGGAAGCCCAGCTATGAACTTCTTTGATGTCAAGGTTGGCAAGGACAAATTGACTAACGACCACGGGCTTGAGTTGGCACTTCCAGAAGGACAAGCTAAAGTCCTTGAAGCTAAAGGGTATCTTGGCAAAACCGTTACTTTTGGTATCCGCCCAGAGGACATTTCAAGCAACAATATCGCACAAACGGCTTATCCTAATTCTTCTGTCGAAGCTGAAGTCGTCGTCTCAGAGCTTCTTGGTAGCGAAACCATGCTCTACCTCAAACTCGGTCAAGACGAATTTGCAGCACGTGTCGACGCCCGTGACTTCCACAACCCTGGCGATAAAGTAACCCTCACCTTCAAGGTCGCTAAAGGACACTTCTTTGACCCTGAAACAAGCAAACGTATCGCTGCAGAATAA
- a CDS encoding sugar ABC transporter permease, producing MNKRKRLNLTFVYILLIVLSVIWLFPIAWVVLTSFRGEGTAFVNYFIPKTWTFDNYTKLFTQSTFPFGQWFLNTLIVATLSCIISTFITVAMAYSLSRIKFKHRNGFLKLALVLNMFPGFMSMIAVYYILKAFNLDQTLTALVLVYSAGAALGFYIAKGFFDTIPYSLDESAMIDGATRKDVFFKITLPLSKPIIVYTALMAFIAPWMDFIFAKVILGDATSKYTVAIGLFSMLQQDTINDWFMPFTAGSVIIAIPITLLFMFMQKYYVEGITGGSVK from the coding sequence ATGAATAAGAGAAAACGCCTCAACCTTACTTTTGTCTATATTTTACTGATTGTCCTATCAGTTATCTGGCTCTTTCCTATAGCTTGGGTAGTTTTGACCAGTTTTCGTGGTGAAGGTACTGCTTTTGTCAACTACTTCATTCCAAAAACGTGGACATTTGACAACTACACCAAGCTCTTTACCCAAAGCACCTTTCCTTTTGGGCAATGGTTCTTAAACACCTTGATTGTAGCGACATTGTCATGTATCATCTCAACCTTTATCACGGTAGCTATGGCTTACTCACTGAGCCGTATCAAGTTCAAACACCGTAATGGTTTTCTAAAACTAGCACTTGTGCTCAATATGTTTCCTGGCTTTATGAGCATGATTGCAGTATACTATATCTTGAAAGCCTTTAACCTTGACCAAACACTGACAGCACTTGTCCTTGTCTACTCAGCTGGGGCTGCACTTGGATTTTACATCGCTAAAGGGTTCTTTGACACCATTCCTTACTCTCTTGATGAGAGTGCCATGATTGATGGTGCCACACGTAAAGACGTCTTCTTTAAAATTACTCTCCCTCTCTCAAAACCTATCATCGTCTATACAGCCCTTATGGCATTTATCGCACCTTGGATGGACTTCATCTTTGCCAAAGTTATCCTCGGGGATGCAACAAGCAAATACACTGTCGCTATCGGACTCTTCTCTATGCTTCAACAAGATACTATCAATGATTGGTTCATGCCATTTACGGCTGGTTCTGTCATTATTGCAATTCCCATTACATTACTCTTTATGTTCATGCAAAAATACTATGTTGAAGGTATCACAGGCGGTTCTGTCAAATAA
- a CDS encoding IS110 family transposase: MFYVGIDIAKNKHDLACINETGETVITNFRFANSCQGFHQLKLKLEQLSPITQDVQIALESTGHYNYNIVTFLRDLGYNVFAYNPLIIKEFAKSQSLRKTKTDRKDALLIARKLRSDVTPERYQTDRVLDELKELTRYQNRLIQSRSRCKNLYIRLLDIIFPELHRIVNNLYNQFIYDLLTNYPSPQRIARARFSSLLKIKRLTADKAHQIQETAKQTIGNASPVLSLELVQLIESIKHYDKQINQVQEEINLLMIELNSPITSIPGIGSRLGAIILAEIKNIHNFKNPNQLQAFAGLDPAIYQSGQMDNTGHMVKRGSSYLRYALIQAAKLIAIYSPHFKAYLRLKISQGKHYNVAVTHVAKKLIRVIYHLLKTNQLFDETKLR; this comes from the coding sequence ATGTTTTATGTTGGTATTGATATTGCCAAAAACAAACACGATTTAGCCTGTATCAACGAAACTGGAGAAACAGTGATAACCAACTTCAGATTTGCCAATTCTTGTCAAGGTTTTCATCAGCTGAAACTAAAGCTAGAACAGCTATCTCCTATCACACAAGATGTCCAGATAGCACTTGAAAGCACAGGACACTATAACTACAATATAGTGACCTTTTTAAGAGACTTAGGCTACAATGTATTTGCCTACAACCCGCTCATTATCAAAGAATTTGCTAAATCACAATCGCTTAGAAAAACTAAAACTGATAGGAAAGATGCCCTTTTAATTGCTCGTAAGCTACGCTCTGACGTAACCCCTGAACGTTATCAAACAGATAGGGTATTAGACGAGTTAAAAGAGCTGACACGTTATCAAAATCGCCTAATTCAATCACGATCTAGATGCAAGAATTTATACATCAGATTACTTGATATTATCTTCCCTGAACTCCACAGAATCGTTAATAATCTCTATAATCAGTTTATCTATGACTTACTAACAAACTATCCTTCTCCACAAAGAATAGCTCGTGCTCGGTTCTCATCATTGCTTAAAATTAAGCGACTAACCGCTGATAAGGCGCATCAGATACAAGAAACAGCCAAACAGACTATTGGTAATGCTTCACCTGTTTTATCCTTGGAGTTAGTTCAATTAATTGAAAGCATTAAACACTACGATAAGCAAATTAACCAAGTCCAAGAGGAAATTAACCTCTTGATGATTGAGTTGAACTCTCCTATTACTTCTATTCCTGGAATTGGAAGTCGTCTTGGTGCTATTATTCTAGCTGAAATTAAGAATATTCATAATTTCAAGAATCCAAATCAGCTCCAGGCCTTTGCAGGATTAGACCCTGCCATTTACCAATCAGGACAGATGGATAATACCGGTCATATGGTAAAACGAGGCTCCTCTTATCTAAGGTACGCTCTAATACAGGCTGCTAAGCTTATAGCCATTTATTCCCCACATTTTAAAGCCTATTTAAGACTAAAAATCAGTCAAGGAAAGCATTACAATGTAGCTGTGACACATGTTGCTAAAAAGCTCATTCGTGTAATTTATCATCTTCTTAAAACCAATCAACTGTTTGATGAAACTAAGCTAAGGTAA
- a CDS encoding ECF transporter S component, translated as MMTKRLTYAALFTALTVLLSSFSIPVPGGHFYFNKVIIFLAALVFNPLEAAVIAGLGSFLGDFFFYPAPMFVSLLVQGLAAYTVSKLAGDARSASKTQIFLALLAACFISIVGYGLGRAFVYATPTYALMKLPFDILASLLGSFLAYSLYYLSSFSKTLQKALH; from the coding sequence ATGATGACAAAACGATTAACCTATGCTGCGCTTTTTACAGCGCTAACTGTTCTTTTATCTTCTTTTAGTATCCCTGTTCCAGGTGGTCACTTTTACTTTAATAAAGTGATTATCTTTCTAGCAGCTCTGGTCTTTAATCCGCTAGAAGCCGCTGTGATTGCAGGACTAGGGAGCTTTTTAGGGGATTTCTTCTTTTATCCAGCGCCGATGTTTGTGTCTCTTTTGGTTCAAGGGCTTGCTGCCTATACGGTGTCAAAACTAGCTGGTGACGCTAGAAGTGCTTCAAAGACACAGATTTTTCTAGCACTTCTTGCTGCTTGTTTTATTAGTATCGTGGGCTATGGTTTGGGACGTGCCTTTGTCTATGCCACGCCAACTTATGCGCTTATGAAATTGCCTTTTGATATTTTGGCGAGCTTGCTGGGGAGTTTTCTGGCTTATAGCCTTTATTATCTCAGCAGTTTTTCAAAGACGCTCCAAAAAGCACTGCACTAA
- a CDS encoding extracellular solute-binding protein, translated as MTKKSWKKWLAASAALTLAAGLVAVSTTSPAYAASKTTLKLWVPTDSKDSYKDIVKNFEKENKNVKVKVIESNDSKAQENVKKDPSKAADVFSLPHDQLGQLVESGIIQEVPSKYAKEIKSNDTEQSVLGAQYKGKTYAFPFGIESQVLFYNKEKLSADDVKSYETITTKATFGANFKQVNAYATAPLFLSVGDTLFGKTGEDVKGTNWGNEAGVSVLQWIADQKSNKGFVNVNAENAMSKFGDGTVAAMESGPWDYSAAQKALGADKLGVAVYPTIKIGDKEVQQKAFLGVKLYAVNQAPAGSDTKRIAASYKLASYLTSADTQKQQFETRNIVPANKEIQESDTVKSNELAQAVITMGSSDTYTTVMPKLSQMSTFWTESAAILSDTYNGKIKSSDYLKRLKQFDSDLAKSK; from the coding sequence ATGACCAAGAAATCTTGGAAAAAATGGCTAGCAGCTTCTGCTGCTCTCACTTTGGCAGCTGGATTAGTTGCCGTATCGACGACTTCACCTGCATATGCAGCTTCAAAAACAACCTTGAAGTTGTGGGTGCCAACCGACTCAAAGGACTCTTATAAAGATATTGTCAAAAACTTTGAGAAGGAAAACAAAAACGTTAAGGTTAAAGTGATTGAGTCAAACGACTCTAAAGCTCAAGAAAACGTCAAAAAAGACCCAAGTAAAGCCGCAGATGTCTTCTCACTGCCACATGACCAACTTGGTCAATTGGTTGAGTCTGGTATCATCCAAGAAGTACCAAGCAAATACGCTAAAGAAATCAAGAGTAACGACACAGAACAATCTGTTCTTGGTGCACAGTATAAAGGTAAAACCTACGCCTTTCCATTTGGTATCGAGTCACAAGTTCTCTTCTATAACAAGGAAAAACTTTCAGCAGATGATGTCAAATCTTACGAAACCATCACTACAAAAGCAACCTTTGGTGCTAACTTCAAGCAAGTAAATGCTTATGCAACAGCACCGCTCTTCCTCTCAGTTGGTGATACACTCTTTGGTAAGACTGGTGAAGATGTCAAAGGAACAAACTGGGGCAATGAAGCTGGTGTTTCTGTTCTTCAATGGATCGCAGACCAAAAGAGCAACAAAGGATTTGTCAATGTCAATGCTGAAAACGCTATGAGTAAGTTCGGTGACGGCACTGTCGCTGCTATGGAATCAGGTCCTTGGGACTACTCAGCAGCTCAAAAAGCACTCGGTGCTGACAAACTCGGCGTTGCCGTTTACCCAACAATCAAGATTGGCGACAAAGAAGTACAACAAAAAGCTTTCCTTGGTGTCAAACTCTACGCAGTCAACCAGGCACCTGCTGGTTCTGATACAAAACGTATCGCAGCAAGCTACAAACTCGCAAGCTACCTTACAAGTGCAGACACTCAAAAACAACAATTTGAAACACGTAACATCGTGCCAGCAAATAAAGAAATCCAAGAATCTGACACTGTGAAATCAAACGAACTTGCACAAGCTGTTATCACAATGGGTAGCTCAGATACTTACACTACTGTTATGCCTAAGCTTAGCCAAATGTCTACCTTCTGGACTGAAAGTGCTGCTATCCTTAGCGATACTTACAACGGTAAAATCAAATCAAGCGACTACCTCAAACGTCTCAAACAGTTTGATAGCGACTTAGCCAAATCAAAATAA
- a CDS encoding 8-oxo-dGTP diphosphatase codes for MSKTEKVILTNMCMIEDDKGNVVMQYRSPERYAWSGFAFPGGHIEKGESLHQAITREVYEETGLTIEHPQLVGVKHWHTKDNERYIVFLYKTSSFTGQLRSSDEGEVSWVKKESLADLELAYDLLNLMRIFDEEDLSELFYSERLEDDFVREFW; via the coding sequence ATGTCAAAAACAGAAAAGGTTATTTTAACTAATATGTGTATGATAGAAGACGACAAGGGCAATGTCGTCATGCAATACCGCAGCCCAGAACGCTACGCTTGGTCGGGCTTTGCTTTTCCAGGTGGACACATCGAAAAAGGTGAGAGCCTACATCAAGCCATCACTCGTGAGGTGTATGAGGAGACGGGGCTTACCATTGAGCATCCGCAGTTGGTGGGTGTTAAGCACTGGCACACAAAGGACAACGAGCGCTATATTGTCTTTTTGTATAAAACGTCAAGCTTCACTGGGCAGTTGCGCTCATCAGACGAGGGTGAGGTCTCATGGGTAAAAAAAGAGAGTCTTGCTGACTTAGAGCTTGCCTATGATTTGCTTAATCTCATGCGTATCTTTGATGAGGAGGACTTGTCTGAGCTCTTTTACAGTGAGCGCTTAGAGGATGATTTTGTCCGTGAATTTTGGTAA
- a CDS encoding carbohydrate ABC transporter permease, producing MYTTPKKPLQLFTETFKEGDTATKLSYFIMGAANLKNKQITKGLLFLISEILFIISFIYQVIPSIKGLITLGTKSQGMTTKTIDGIKMQVATQGDNSMLMLIFGLAAVIFCLVFIYIYWCNIKSAAHLMELKAQGRKIPTLVEDVKTLSDGRFHMTLMIIPLIGVLLFTILPLIYMICLAFTNYDHNHLPPKSLFDWVGFVNFGNIFSGRMASTFFPVLSWTLIWAVFATVTNFFFGIVLALIINTKGLKFKKMWRTFFVITMAVPQFISLLIMRNLLNDAGPINALLEKIGLVSHAHPLPFLSDPIWAKFSIIFVNMWVGIPVTMLVATGIIMNLPQEQIEAAEIDGANKFQIFKSITFPQILLIMTPTLIQQFIGNINNFNVIYLLTEGGPTNSNYYQAGSTDLLVTWLYKLTVTAADYNLASVIGIIIFVLSAIFSLLAYTRTNSYKEGAAK from the coding sequence ATGTACACTACCCCTAAAAAACCATTACAGCTTTTTACAGAGACCTTTAAAGAAGGAGATACAGCAACAAAGCTCTCTTACTTTATCATGGGGGCTGCCAATCTCAAAAATAAGCAAATCACAAAAGGGCTGCTCTTTTTAATCAGTGAGATTCTCTTTATCATCTCTTTTATCTATCAGGTCATTCCTTCTATCAAAGGACTCATCACTCTTGGTACTAAAAGCCAAGGCATGACAACAAAAACTATTGATGGTATTAAAATGCAAGTCGCCACTCAAGGTGACAACTCTATGCTCATGCTCATCTTTGGGCTTGCTGCTGTAATTTTTTGCTTGGTATTTATCTACATCTACTGGTGTAATATCAAGAGTGCAGCGCACCTAATGGAGCTAAAAGCGCAAGGGCGCAAGATTCCAACCTTAGTTGAAGATGTCAAAACCTTGTCAGATGGTCGTTTCCACATGACCCTTATGATTATTCCTTTGATTGGGGTTTTGCTCTTTACCATTTTGCCATTGATTTATATGATTTGCTTGGCATTTACCAACTATGACCACAACCACCTTCCTCCAAAGAGCCTCTTTGATTGGGTTGGCTTTGTGAACTTTGGCAATATCTTTAGCGGTCGTATGGCAAGTACGTTCTTCCCTGTTTTGTCATGGACATTGATTTGGGCAGTTTTTGCAACGGTTACTAACTTCTTCTTTGGTATCGTTCTAGCTCTTATCATCAACACTAAAGGGCTCAAGTTTAAGAAAATGTGGCGGACATTCTTTGTCATCACCATGGCAGTACCGCAGTTCATCTCTCTTCTTATCATGAGAAACCTGCTTAATGACGCTGGACCTATCAATGCGCTTCTTGAGAAGATTGGCTTGGTGTCACACGCCCATCCGCTACCATTTCTCTCAGACCCTATCTGGGCGAAATTCTCTATCATCTTTGTTAACATGTGGGTTGGTATCCCTGTTACCATGCTGGTTGCGACAGGTATCATCATGAACCTCCCACAAGAGCAAATCGAGGCTGCTGAGATTGATGGGGCAAATAAATTCCAAATCTTTAAATCCATCACTTTCCCTCAAATCTTGCTGATTATGACACCTACACTCATCCAGCAATTTATCGGAAATATCAATAACTTCAACGTCATCTACCTACTAACCGAAGGTGGACCTACTAACTCCAACTACTACCAAGCTGGTAGCACAGACCTTTTGGTCACATGGCTCTACAAGCTGACTGTTACCGCAGCTGACTACAACTTAGCTTCTGTTATCGGTATCATTATCTTTGTTCTCTCTGCTATCTTTAGCTTACTCGCTTACACAAGAACAAACTCTTACAAGGAAGGAGCTGCTAAATAA